ctctggatggaatacttccttgatgaacccggctgccatgagcttctgcacttcttcgccgatggccctgcgcttctcctcgtcaaatcggcgcaggcgctgctttgccggcctggagcctgcccggatatctaaggcgtgctcggcgacctcccttggtatgcccggcatgtccgaggggctccacgcgaacatatcgatgttcgcacggagaaagtcgacgagcacggcctcctatttactgtcgagggtggcgccgatcttcagtcctcggccgtcggggatggtgggatcgacggggacgggcttgatggcctccgtgggctcgaagGTCCTGgtgcgccgcttggcgtcgggaacctcgctaccaagctggtcgagatcggcgatgagggtctcagcctccacgatggcctcggcatactcgacgcactcgacgtcgcagtcgtatgcatgttcgtatgtggactcgacggtgatgatgccgttggggcctggcatcttgagcttgaggtaggtgtagttggggatcgccatgaacttggcgtagcatgggcgccccaagatggcgtggtaagcccccttgaattcaaccacctcgaaggtgaggacctccttgcggtagttggagagagtgccgaagcagacgggtaagtcgatgcgcccgaggggtcacgtgcgctttcctggcacgatgccgtggaagggcgcggaaccgcctcggagccacgattggtcgagctccaggagctccagagtgttgacgtagaggatgttgaggccgctgcctccgtccatgagcactttggtaagtcgggtgttgccgacgatcgggtcgacgacaagcgggtactgcccggggtttggaacataatcggggtggtcatcccgatcaaaggtgattgcctcccgagaccaatcgaggtaccagggggtggccaccttgaccgagaaaacctcccggcgttccctctttcgctggcgcgccgtgaggcatgccgagggtccgccaaagatcatgaaagcgttgcgtacctcggggaacccgtcgtccttgtcctcgttccgaccgccggggcccttctgcttggcgtcgtcgtcggggagcccgagcctggcgtagtagcgccggagcatggtgcactcctcgagggcatgcttcaccggaccttgatggtaagggcagggcttcttcagcatgtcgtcaaatagcccggggccgcgggggccgcggggattcctgcgatccgttgtggcgacatggacggcctcgaggacttcctgcttccctgggtgacccttcttctttttcttagggaggtagggggctgaggcctcgggggcctcttccctccgcttacccttggaatcggcgttggggaagatggctccgacagcctcttcccctgaggcaaagctggtggcgatgtcgaggagcgcggcagcagagcgcgggacgttgcgtcctaactctcggaccaagtcccgacaagtggtgccggagaggaaagcctggacgatctccgagtcaccgacgctgggtagctcggtgcactgtttggagaagcgccggatgaagtctcggagagactcgtctggcttctggcggcagctcttaagatcccaggaattcccagggcgcacgtatgtgccctggaagttcccgacgaagatcctaaccaggtcgcgccagtcgtggatttgcgagggagggagatgctcgagccaggctcgtgccgagtccgacaagagcagagggagattgcggatgatgagcaggtcatcgtccgcgccacctagctggcaggccaggcggtaatcggcgagccagagttccgggttggtctcgccgttgTACTTCGCaaggttggccggctgtcggaaccgggcggggaaaggagcaacgcggatggccctgctgaagacccgaggtcctggcggctcaggggaaggactgcggtcctcaccgctgtcgtagcgaccgcctcggtgtgggtgatagccccgggcggctccgtcgtcgtggcgccgtcgcctgccaactacttcgtggtcgccctgtgcctcgcgttggtccctaggtcgatcgcgcaccaagggggccctgttgaccgtcggcgcgcgagcggccTCGGGatggaccgaggcatcctggccccggcgaggttgcgCTGTGGGTTGCTCCAAGGTGCCttcgcgccggcgggaggcggaactttcggcctgctgcaccgctgcggtctcgaggaggtcgcggagctctccgcggacccgtcgcccctcggtggtggagggctcgggcattgctcggaccagcatcgcagctgctgcgacattctggctagcgcgattaaagattgggggtggctctcccccctcgttgtcgttgatgcggtgatggacgtcgcgggccctccctcgggctcctccgccctcaccgcgcccttgctgctcctgctcgagagtgtcccgaagctgttgcagaaggagtcggtcttgttcgaccttggctcgaagctcgcggagctgctccaggtccgggtgtcgatgccccccgcgaacgggattctcattccgtgctgccggggcctcgagacgcggaggtgtggcgtcgcccgcccctgcccggggcggggaatggttgcctgtcctctcgtcctcttcgcccgcccttggcatcccgagcccgacgtggaagcactcacgagatggatcgtaagtcccttcgtcgtcggagtcggagtagccgaggcagtagtcgcttgcggccaagaattggcgcaaagccccagggttgtggagttcggagaaatccaccctgggccatgcctcgtcctcgtccgaggagtcggagcgggtgctcaggtcgagagcgaagcgctggcggcgttccgaggggtgctcgtgagtggcagcgtaagcgtaggcgtaagaggcggcggtatttctcaacccaaaggggtatggggacggtgccgtctccatattctgccccgccggggtcggctcttcagggagtggtggagtggggctagacgactgggcatcgtcgcgagccaccggcgattttccttcgtccatgctcaggccagacaggtccccagccagggaccctgtaccaacagctggtcgtagggtatcggcggggagtggcgtgccgccccgggcccgcgtagcgtcggggtggccttgctcgcgtcgcgcctggcgagcgtggcgagagcggccgcccgggcgccgcctgcgcctgggctgccggggcgcgacttcatcgtcggacggtggggctcgaggggtgaggagcaccatgtcgtactcatgccctagagacatgaactctaggctcccgaaccaaactacggtgccgagacgcaatggtcgtacggggtctgccatccggaacttgctaggatgacgaagctgacacgcagcgccccctacctggcgcgccaactgtcggtgctttggaaccaggggtccctcaaccaacgagtgaatttgtgctgcgtgcccctaatcctggatggtgatgcaaagagacacaaggtttatactggttcaggcaatcgaggccctacgtccagtccgagagatcgatcttgtattccttgcaccggagtgctcgtagtagggggttacaagctaggtgagagagggggctagccccaggtctcggcgtgggtggtgcgggctgcttggggcgttgttctcaagcagcgtaggagtgcgtagttctatcggtgtgttcgtctttctgccTCCCCCCCCActaatggccccggtccctcccttttatactctaagggagaactgggaccgtacataggttgctacatagcgcttctgtaaatggggtggcgtgtccgagccctgtagccggccactgttgtggtatggtcgatggagtggccctgtccttgtcgtgcagaagtgacgcgccggtcatactcgattttgtgcgtcgtggggctccagtacagcttgatgcaggacatggcgggcgacgtgctggtcaccgtgcaatgacgtcgtagggagcagcggccctgcagatgccgaggccgagccatcgtggggggctcggcggacatggatcctcaggctaccgagcccctgaagcaaactgccgaggccttggggggagttattggccctgggtactgattccgaggccacagtagcccagacgtggctccccacgctgcattgtcctcggagcaggagttggcagcacagtgaggcatgggcgtccaccatgtgcatggtggttagtacagtggcgggtaacccctgcccagtccgggcgacgtgcaggtcatcgtgtgatgacgtcgtagggagctacggctctgtaggtgccgaggccaagccatcgcggggggcttcgGCGGACATgggtcctcaggctgccgagcccctgaagcaaactgccgaggccttggagggaattattggtcctgggtactgattccgaggccacagtagcccagacgtggctccccacgctacgttgtcctcggagcaggagttggcagcacagtgaggcacgggcgtcaaccatgtgcatggtggttagtacagtggcgggtaacccctgcccagtcctgccccctgtcccgtcggccattccgctgtactgtgccgagcatgcggccgatgtcaggggcagcagttgactgagttaatgcgacacgacgttttgtcagagggacgggagagggaagaggcagcggagtgctgccgagcccgcctcgcgcaagacggagggtcggtggcccggccgaggcctttggcggggaatcgctcgaggtcagtggtgagggggcctcgggcgagtcggagaatcggccgaggccagcggtgatggggcctcgggcgagtcggagaatcggccgaggctagcggtgtttagctggtttcgatctttacgaagtgcagtcgttttttgggtcttgcttagggtaccccttctcacggtatccgacaattACCCTCCGTACTTATTTGATTCATTAAAGTCTGATCTGGCTGATCCTTGCTATCAGCATACCCATAGAGCCACTTAGAAGGCAAATTCAGACTCTCTTCTTCTGGTTCAAAAGTCTCACCAACATCCTCTATCCAAACTTCCTCTCTATCCCCAATTTCCATAGCTTTAAGGAGACTGATGCATGAAGATTCCATCACCTCTCTATTAACATCATTATCTAGCATTTCCATAGCAAAGAGCTGACTAAGATCCCTAACTGTCTTACTTTCACTGGGCATAGACTGCTTAAGTTGTTTATCCAGAGGCTCATCTATTTTCTTCCCTTGGTTAGTAGAATCAGATGGCTTGTCGGTTTTAGGATTGGTAGAACcaccctccttctccttctcttcatcTGATAGCAGGGCATCCTCATCTAGATCAGTATCACTATCACCActatctccaccatcatctccatctttCCTAGTCTTCTTAGATATCCGCTCAAAGCCTTCTGTCTTAAAACTGATTACAAAGAGCTCATCTTGCATTTCCATGACCCTCTTCAGGGGAATCTTGACTGGATTCCTGCATTTCACTTTAACCCTCACCATGGCAAAGAAACTAGCAAATAGAGATTGCCAGTCCACCTCCAATAATTTCCCAATAGTAGAAGCCACTTGCCTAAAGGTAACCCAATCACACCATTTAGGAGGAATACCCCTGGCTTGCACCCAAACCTCAGTCAAGCTACTCACTGGCTCAATATTTCTATTCCACACCTTTAAAGAAGCCATCACTGTACCCTTCTCCAAGTAGAAATATGAAATCTTATTGATCACAATCCTGTCAACTCTCTGTCCAGGAGGAAATCTCACTAGATAACTGAACTCATCCATACTCCTTAACTGCTAAGGCCAATCTGCATCAAACAATTCTCTAAGATTCCTCAAAATAGTCTCCTGATCCATCTCACCTTCTTCTATTGTGAAAACTCTGTAGTTCTCAAAACCATTCCACAGTTTAAACCTATCATCATCTGGAGAAACATTGACATGGAAGGAACCCAGGCCCTTGCAAGAACTACCCACAAACTGCACCACTTGTTCAGGCTCACTCCACCAGGGGCACTTTTCAGCTATGTGATCTTGGCGAAAACACACAAAACAAACTTTGGGTTTGGAACACGTGGAAACAAAGTGTCCTAGCTTCCCACAATTGTAACAGACCACTTGAGACGCCCTGTTATTTCTAGACTTTTCACCCTCTATCACTTGACCAACAATCTGATCCACCACTTGACGAGCAGAGGTATTCTATTCTTGAGTAACTGATTGTTGTTCCAAAACTTTGGGTTGCTGTTGTGGCTGTGGCTGTTGAGGTTGCTGAGGTTGCTG
The nucleotide sequence above comes from Miscanthus floridulus cultivar M001 chromosome 18, ASM1932011v1, whole genome shotgun sequence. Encoded proteins:
- the LOC136524592 gene encoding uncharacterized protein; the encoded protein is MASLKVWNRNIEPVSSLTEVWVQARGIPPKWCDWVTFRQVASTIGKLLEVDWQSLFASFFAMVRVKVKCRNPVKIPLKRVMEMQDELFVISFKTEGFERISKKTRKDGDDGGDSGDSDTDLDEDALLSDEEKEKEGGSTNPKTDKPSDSTNQGKKIDEPLDKQLKQSMPSESKTVRDLSQLFAMEMLDNDVNREVMESSCISLLKAMEIGDREEVWIEDVGETFEPEEESLNLPSKWLYGYADSKDQPDQTLMNQISTEGNCRIP